The following nucleotide sequence is from Apodemus sylvaticus chromosome 2, mApoSyl1.1, whole genome shotgun sequence.
CATTAATTCCCTGGTCCAGAGTATCAATGATATATAAAACCACTTGTTAGAAACGAGTTTATGTTTGCCAGGATTACAgaattttcagtttgttttgaataatttactttaaaaaatatgcacCAGTGCACTAGGAAGGACCATTTTGGATCTGACCAGGCCACCCAGAAGACAGAGGACATATCTTCATTTCCctttatgttcattttattttatgaaaatgtttgaTATGACTCTCAGTTTTTCACTCATATGATGTAAACATATTCACAGGAGCAGCTCAATAACACACTATGCTTGTGATCTATTCTTAGACCTGGTAGTCCAAtaatatctctgtctctgtctcctctctttccttctctcttgtgtgcatgcatgtgcgtgcacgtgtgcatacacacacacacacacacacacacactcacattttcCAAGGACCATTTTCATCTTTCTCAAACTCACACTATGGAACTTGTGATGAAGCTCATGGAATGACTGCTTCCCCACAGTCTCTGCAGTGACACTTGTGCTGTTGCTGCTACATCTCAGAGGAACTCCTTTGTAACTGTGAGATTATAATTTTCTACTTTATATCTGTGTTTCTAGTTACACAATTGTTAAATGTAAGTTCCAAATAAGAATGCatgcatttaaattatttaaaagtatcAGGTAATAGGTATGAATTcctactttattaaaaatactaagtATTTTTTTGcttgcattttattatttataaggaTTTCATTGAACTAATTTAGATGCCAAATTGTTTCTCTTTTAGTgatatctaaaaatattttcaggttGCTGACAGTGGCCAGTACATCAGTCAACCTTTTCACCTGTCACCTGAATGTCACATACTAACTTTGTCCTCTCTGAGCAGTCATACAGCTTTTAGGTCATTACTCAAATGATATGATACTTTTGATTTACTATACTTGTATGTTCCCTATTAACATAGGGATGATAAATCTTCATCAACAGAATGCAAAGATCACtatatatgcataaaacaaaCTATTCTAAAATTAAATGTTGTGATAATAAAAAGGTGAAGTGACCATCCTCATGAGAATCTAGAGCTATGCACGAAGATGTtttcctctctttgtttctttgtttttgtccatctctctctctgtgtgtctctgtgtgtctttgtctgcctgtctgtctcccccaccccttgcATGGCTGCAAACTGCTTAGTCCTTTTGGTCTGTGTCAATTTGGTAATGATGGCTTCTCCACCATTATGAATGTTTATGGATATACTCCATTTTTATCACTTACCTCTAAATGTTGCAGTTTAAACTAATGTGGAATCCTCCAATACTACAATTTTCTtttcacataaaatataatttttctcagtgcatatttatgttaaaaattagtttttaccCTTGATATCTATGGTCTTTTTTCACCAACTGTCAGATCCATTGGATCACAAATAAAGATGCCAATTTATGAATTAGAaggtgttttattttctatatgggataaacatttaaaaagcagTGAATCTGAAGAAGAGACGTTGAACTGTATATCTTTgggataagaaaaataattttacattacttttactttattatattatcatcttttaatattatgtataatactggtagttattttaataaattattgatGCCTATTAAGAATGTATTTTATAAGTGTATGGTTTGTCCATCTGTAgttataaaataagaattttggaacacttattttttgtatttctttttttggattggatattttctttatttatagttctattgttttctccttttcaggTCTCCCTTtcagaaaacccctaacccatcctcctgcctctatgagatgctcccccacacacccatttctgtcctcccatcctagcattcccctacactgtggcatcgaacaccctcaggcccaagggcctctcctcccgctgatgaccaacaaggccattctctgccacaAATGTGGTCAGTGCCATGAGTCGCttcatgtgtagtctttggttggtggtccagtccccaggagctctggggtggaatttctggcctgttgacactgttgctccctccatgaggCTGAAaccaccctcagctccttcattcctttctccagctcctccatcagGAACCCCTGAACActgtctaatggttggctgagatcttccacctctgtctttgtcagtctGTACCagacctctcaggagatagccatattaggtttccatcagcaagcacttctgacATCCACAATAATAGGTATttgtggctgtatatgggatggatccccaggtggggcagtctctggaaggcttttcctttagtctctgttccacactttgtctttatatttcctcctgtgagcattttgtacactcttctaaaaagcactgaagcattcacattttggtcttccttcttcttaggcttcatatggtctttgaattgaatcttgggtgttctgaacttttgagctaatatctacttatcagtgagtacaaattGTGTTTGTTGCTTTGTGagtgagtcacctcactcaggataatatttccaagttccagccatttgcctgctAATTTCATGAAATTgctgttcttaatagctgaacagtTAAGCTTAATAGCTTAATAGTTGTTCTTaatagtattccatcgtgtaaatgtaccacattttctgtacccattcctctgttgaaggacatatggtttctttctagcttctggatattataaatatggctgatataaacatagtggagcatgtgtccttattatatgtggcagcatcttctgggtatatacccaggagtggtatagcagggtccacaggtagtactatgtctaattttctaaggaaccaccagaatgatttccagagtggttgtaccagcttgcaatcccaccagcagtggaggaatgttcctctttctccacatactcaccagcatctgctgtcccctgaatttttgatcttagccattctgacaggtgtaaggtggaatctcagtgttgttttgatttgcatttctctgatgattaaggatgttgaacatttctttaggtgcttctcagtcactcagtattcctcagttgagaattccttgtttagctctgtaccccatttttaatagggtcatttgtttctctggagactaacttcttgagttctttgtatatattggatattagccttctattggatgtaggattggtaaagatattttcccaatttgttggttgctgttttgtcctattgacagtgtcctttgccttacagaaccattgtaattttatgaggtcctatttgctgattcttgtgttctgttcagtaacttttcctctgtgcccacgtgtttgagacttttccctactttctcttctattagattcaatatatgtggttttatgtttttgtttatgttatgTGGTTTTTGATCTGAaagcttggacttgagctttctacagggagataagaatgaatcaatttgcattctcctatgTGTTGAGTACCAGTTGTAGTAGCACTACTTTTTGAAAATGCAGTCTCTTTTCTACTGGATAGTTTTATCTcttttgtcaaagttcaagtgaccataggtgtgtgggttcatttctgggtcttcagttctattcaacTGATCTACTTgtgtgtcactgtaccaatactatgcagttttattttaatcactgttgctttgtagtatagctttacatcagggatggtgattcctccagaagttcttttattgttgagcatAATTTTTgttatcctaggttttttgttattccagatgaatgtgagaatttctctttctgactctatgaagaattgtgttggagttttgacggggattgcactgaatcttgGAACAGTTTTTATAGTTTGCAGACCAAGGCTGAAATAAGTTTTATCCTCGAGCTTTAATCATTTATTGTACCTATATGCATGTTTTGCCTATATATATTATCTCCACAATATTTGCATGCTTGATCAAAGAAGGCAAATATATCCTTTAGAGCAAGAGTAACAGATAGCAGCAAGGTACTATGCCATAGATTAAAATCAAATCTAGGTCTTTCACAAAGCAAAAAATTGTTCTTCTTCAGAGAGCTACATCTCCAAGCCATATCCTGGAACTTTTATAAACAGAAGATCATGGTGAAGTTACTGTAAATGTATATCAGTGAGATAATCAGATGTGTGGCTCTGGAAATTAGTGTGAATTCATTATAAGATTAAGCTTTTTAGGAAAAAATTATATAAGTGTTAACTGTATGATTGTGGTATCTTATTCATGAAAATCTTGTAGGTTGGTCTTAGGCActaacattttcattatttctataCATAGATGCATGTATCTAGATGTGTAGAATATACTAATGAACATAAGTATATAGTTAGCCACACTTTTTCTTATACAAATTTGGGTCAGTTCAGTTGTTATCTCTTTCTACATCTCAAGCAGATTTTAAAGTACTGAATTAAATTAATCCCATAATAAATGGATCCTAGAAAATAAGCTAAAAAATCTATTATGGGCAGCAAAGTTAAGACTGTTGATTGAGCTGGGCAgaggtgtcacacacctttaatcctagcacttgggagtcagaggcaggtggatttctgagtttgaggccagcctggtctacagagtgattgccaggccagtcagggctacacagagcaaccctgtttTGAATGCCGCTTCCAatcccccctccaaaaaataaTACTGTTTATTGAAAGTGTAAAAATTGTGTGCATGCTGATGACATATGATAATACTGGGTAGGGACCTTTTATCACTGCATGGTAAGGAATCTCTTAAAATAGAAATTCTCAAATAGCATCACTATATGGTAATTTTCAGCAAGTCCATGTTTGTAATAATGTATAGAATATAGAGATTGTCTTAATGTCACATACTTTCTCTTGTTGGAAGCTCCTAGCTCCACATCTTCAGTTGTGATTATGTAACTTGTAGTAACTACAGAAAtcaggaaaggaaaatagaaccTATGGGAGGATAGTGTTGGTCATTGGAGCAATAGAGAGCAGAATTGCAAGGTGCAAGTATCTTatcaggaaaagaggaaaagggggGATCTTAGAGAGTACAAGGGGATAAATGTAGAAAAAAGAGGTAGGTAGGTAAAATATCAACATAGATGGATAAAAAGCTATAACTCACCATTCTATGAACAATTTACAGTGctccccaaaagaaaaaatagtatttACCTTTGTAGGTTGGAGTTAGTGCTTTAAACTGGAAGTCTCACAAAAGGTGATAGGATGGGAACTAAACTCAAAATGTCTATGGACCTTTATAACTATAAGTAATGGAAATATAGTGTGGAAAGTCCACTAATGGCCTCCACCTGAACTTATGTTTTTAAGTCATAGTCTGAATTTTATGGTAAAAGCAACATAAAAGTACATGAATTGAGAAAGATAGTTTGCTAATTAAAATGGTGGAATTATCATGAATTAGCACTGTGATTTCATTAAACTTATGAGTCAAAACATAGATAGTTGCAAAATAGAGCACAGTAAAATATAAGACTGAATTACCTCAATTTTTTTCCTATATCTTTTGTGACTATTTTCCAGTTCAACATAAGTTTTATTCAGTTGTACAAATGTGAATAATATTCTTTGCTCCCAACTACTGTTTTAGATGTTAAGAATAAAATGAGACATTTTAAATCAATATGATTAAATTTCTCTTATACGAGATTTATGTGCAATACAGGTTCACAAATTGTACACTTTGtaaaaatatatgtgaataaatTTATTATCTacaatattgtatatatacaggAGATACATGAAAGGCATACAGAAATGTAGGCTATGATGTATAGTTTGGATTATCAAAAGTAAAGGGACAGGCTAATCAACAAGTAATTTGATAATTAGGTGATATAAATGATGATATAAACATATTTTCCAGTGTTTCACAACCTTAATGTCTGCTCTATTATTTTTTcagatacatgaaataaaattccACTATGTTGTTAAGATGAATACATTCTGCACTTATGTCCTCACTCAGAAATGTTCTTTATTTCCAAGCGGGACTTGCAGTCCTTGCCaatatgtttcttcttttcttctatattttcatAATTCTAGGTCACAGACCTAAGCCCTCAGACCTGATCTCCTGTCAACTGACCTTTGTTCATATAATGATCGTCCTCATAGGAGGGGATATTTTGCTTACAGATGTATTTGAGTCACTGAACATTGGGAATGACTTCAAATGCAAGACAACTTTTTACTTATTCAGGGTGATGAGAGGTCTCTCTATCTGTATCACTTGCCTCTTGAGTATCTTCCAGGCTGTCACCATTAGTCCCAATACTTCACTGTTGgcaaattttaaacaaaaactaaaaaaatatatgATCCACATTTTCTTATGTATTTGGGTTTTCAATTTGTCCTTCAGTACTAACCGGATCTTTTATGTTGGTGGTTTTACCAATGTGAGTGAGACCAACCAGATGCGGGTCACTAAATCCTGCTCACTCTTACCCATGAACTACATCATCAGGGGACTGACTTTTACAATATCAACATCCAGAGATGTATTTCTTGTAGGAGTCATGCTGAccacaagcacatacatggtaATCATCTTGTTCAGGCATCAAAGGCAATACAAGCATCTTCATAGCGACATCCACCTGCAAGACTCTCCTGAGAAAAGGGCCACCCAGACCATCTTGCTGCTGGTGATTTTCTTTGTGATCATGTACTGGTTAGATTTTATCATCTCATTCACCTCAGACATGTTGTGGAGGTACAACCCAGTCATCCTGACTGTGCAGAAATTTATGATGTATGCCTATCCCACAATTACTCCTTTGGTACAAATCAGTTCTGATAACAGAATAATAATTATGCTGAAAAACTTAAAATCAAAGCAACACCAGAGATTTacttaaaaagatttttcttttatttaaaacctattaatttattattcatttttaccTATGAGTGCTTGGTaagtgtttatgtatgtttgcatTTTTGCTGCCCACAAAGGTGAGAAGATATCATGGGTTTCCTTGGATTTAGACTTACAGATAGGCAAAACAATCATTCTGTACAGCCTCAGCTGTTTTGTTCCTTCTAAAATacagtcttttaaaaaactttaattgTCTTGATGTGATCTTGGGTTCAGTTTGTGAGAAAAttgtattgattatttttgcatcgatattcataacgGAAAATTGGTCTCAAGTTCTCTAAACCTTCTGggcatttttttggggggtgggaaacttttaatgactgctgctatttctttgggggttatgggactgtctagatggtttatctgatcctgattttaactttggtacctggtatccgtctagaaaattgtccatttcttccagattttcaagttttgttgagtataggcttttgtagtaggatctgattattctttttgaatttcctgtttctgttgttatatctcccttttcatttctgattttcttaatttgggtactgtctctgtgctctttcatcattctgttaattttctcaaagaaccagctcctggctttgttgattctttgtatagtcatttttgtttctacttggttaatttcatccctgagtttgattgtttcctgccatctactcctcttgggtgtatttgcttctttttttctaaaacttttaGGTGTGCTGTCAATCTggtagtgtatgttctctccaatttttttttggaggcaattagagctatgtgttttctcttagcactaatttcattgtgttccataaatttgggtatgatatgccttcattttcattaaattcttaaaaacctttagtttctttctttcttccttgaccaaggtatcattgagtagagagttgttcagcttccatgtgtatgtgggctttctgttgtttttgttgttattgaagaccagccttaacaccaaagtgtgggtgaCTGGATCCTTCGTAGAAGAGgcaagaaaatactcacaggagcaaatactgagacaaagtgtagagcagagcctgaagggaaggccattcaaagactgtcccatctggggatccatcccatatacagtttccAAACTCAGAccctattgtagatgccaagaactgcatgctgtcaggagcctgatatagctatctcctgagaggctctgccaaagcctgatatatacagaggcagatgcttgcaccCAACCATTaaaccaatggaggagttagaaaaaggactgaaagagctgaaggagtttgaatctccataggaagatcaacattAGCAACcaatcagagctcccagggtctaaaccaccaactaaggagtacacacagaaagacccatggctccagtagtatatgtaacagaggatggccttgcctggcatcagtgggagaagagtcccttcatcctgtgaaggctcaatgccccagtgtagggaaattcgaaggtggggaggcaggagtgggtgggtaggtgggggcaCACTGTCATAGAGGCAAGAGGAGGGGGTGGGATAAGGGCTTTCTaaggggaaaattgggaaaggggatagcattttaaatgtaaataaataaaatatccaattaaaaaacctTTAATTATCTAACAGCAAAGcaaggcattttatattatttaaataaaatttcttgcaatacacataaacattcttttttgttgtttctcttgCCAAATACTATAGAGTTCTTAAATTAATTGTACACAATCAGTTGATATTTCCACATGAGTTCTTTCTCCTTTACTGTATACCACAAATATTCCCTTGTTGCTGAGTTTACTCAAAAGAAGATCCTTGCTGATAGTGACTTTTTAAAGCTTGCTCTTGAAAAGATTACAATCTACACTCACTCTtcaaaatagtttaaatatttcattgtagTTTTAATCTGATTATTAATTATACCTTTGCTGGATTCATAAAAAATAGTGTGAATTTTAAAGTTTGCATTTTTTTACCACAGTTACTTAATgtgttttatatgaaaatatcatatTCCTGTTTATTTGAACTTCATTTTGTCTTTCTTACTACAATATTATTGGTAAACAGAAATAGTTTATTAAACATACATGTTGTACAATATGTCTGTTGTAtctctatatgcatatatgtatgtacagatgaactatgtatgtgtatgtgcccatgGAGACGAGGAGTCAAGCTTGACTGTTGGTCTTCATATGCCATTCATCTTGTGTCTTGAAAGAGCATCTTTCTCTGTGACCTGGGCCAAGATGGTAATCccacttcttctctttctctataATCCACTGATGGGATGATAAATGCTCACCTCCTTACCTCCTAGTTAAATATCTCTTTTATTGTAAAAAAGGTTTTTTTCAGACAATATAGTCTGATtaggatttcccctttccttattcCTTCCAGCTCCTTGTCCCCCTCCTACCCCATCTAGATCTACACCTCCGTTTTCTCTGTCAGAAAGCAAAGAGGCCATCATGTGAGTATGTGCAGTCCCGGTGCCCACAGAGGTGAGAAGTGCACATGTATCCCTTAGAATCTGGACTTACACCTGGTTATAAGGAATCATTCTGTGCAGCCccaattattttttctaaaacagggggagggaaggggactgatgggacttttggggagtgggggtccagaaaaggggaaatcatttgaaatgtaaataaatatatcaataaatttaaaaaaaaattaagaaaaaaagttaaatcaggatcagatagaccatctaaacagtcccataaaaaaaaactttatctgTTCaagtaataacaataaaataaataataataagataaacaaaagataataaatgagaataggacaaaacaaatggAAGGAAAAGTGCCAAGATGACAGCACATCAAACATAAGGTGACAGAACCACACAAATGCACAGTCAAGGATCTCAAATATTCTAAAACTACAAGTCCTAATATATACGCAAATGATCAGTAGAGACTCTATTAagattgttttgtgttggccatgtACTTCAGGGCATGGAAGATACCCTTACAAATGGTTTGTTTCTACAAAGAGAAATACccctggagaaaactaattttttatttgcatgtggCTATTAAATGGAGATAGTTTCTGGGTTATGAAGGGGGCACATATCCACTTCTGCTCTATGACCCCATCAGGTGCAGATATGTATATGTTCCCAATCTTTGAGTTTATATGTGTGTCCCACTGTGCTGTGTGTAGAAGatcttgttttcttgatgtctgtCACCCATTCTGGCTTTTCTAGTCTATCACTTCTTTCATAGAGTTCCCTGTGCTCTGAGCAGAAGAATATGATGGAAACTCTCCATATAGGACTGACTGTCTTAATGTCTCTCACTTTGCCTGTTTTCTAGCCATGGGTCACTGTATTTATTCTCATCTTCTTCTgaaggaagcttttctgatgatggctgagtaaGACTCTTATCTACAAATTTAGCAGTATGTCATATGGTGTCATTCTATCTGTTACAAGAACACTGGTGTTTGGTTTTCTCCATGTCTCTGGGCCTATCTAATCTCATATTCTTCACAAGCCAAGCAGTGCTGAGTATGGATTTGATCTAATGGATTCCATGCTTTACATGAAATCAGAGATAGTCTGGTTACTCCTATAAGTTTTAGGGCACTATTGCACCAGCATATCTTACAGGCAGGTCACCAttttaaactgaagat
It contains:
- the LOC127677480 gene encoding vomeronasal type-1 receptor 90-like, with product MSSLRNVLYFQAGLAVLANMFLLFFYIFIILGHRPKPSDLISCQLTFVHIMIVLIGGDILLTDVFESLNIGNDFKCKTTFYLFRVMRGLSICITCLLSIFQAVTISPNTSLLANFKQKLKKYMIHIFLCIWVFNLSFSTNRIFYVGGFTNVSETNQMRVTKSCSLLPMNYIIRGLTFTISTSRDVFLVGVMLTTSTYMVIILFRHQRQYKHLHSDIHLQDSPEKRATQTILLLVIFFVIMYWLDFIISFTSDMLWRYNPVILTVQKFMMYAYPTITPLVQISSDNRIIIMLKNLKSKQHQRFT